A window of the Drosophila simulans strain w501 chromosome 2L, Prin_Dsim_3.1, whole genome shotgun sequence genome harbors these coding sequences:
- the LOC6732387 gene encoding protein yellow codes for MNPLGMVSLGLMVCLIGGFSRIASAKLEEKFSWKQLAFDWPTPEAEAEAKSNGHYIVENNLPLGVERWQNRIFVTVPRWKAGVAATLNYIDINSTEKSPKLHPYPSWEANKLPIDVQPQDQKTPSGGRLDADKAQDAGIQLKDNSTVISTFRIQVDVCDRLWVLDTGLADILGSPKQITPNSILVFDLKTDTLLRRFTIPADQTKEDSFFANIVVDADRSECQDAFAYIPDLGAYGVIVYSLRNDKSYRVKHNFFHFDPLQGDFNVGGVNFQWTDGVFGLAVGPMNPDHSKDIYFHALASTKEFKVSNRVLQNESHVTGGDSYYDFKYVGDRGMNGQSTAEVFDPETGVIFYTQVNKDAIACWNIKRPYTPDTQGLIDSDSHTLVFPNDMKIDNEGTIWVLSDKMPTYLYKELDPSAVNYRILMGQNRDLIKGTPCEM; via the exons ATGAACCCACTAGGTATGGTGAGCCTGGGCTTGATGGTGTGCCTCATCGGCGGCTTTAGCCGGATTGCATCGGCCAAGCTGGAGGAGAAGTTCTCGTGGAAGCAACTGGCCTTCGATTGGCCCACTCCGGAGGCCGAGGCGGAGGCCAAGTCGAATGGCCACTACATCGTGGAGAACAACCTGCCGCTGGGCGTGGAGCGTTGGCAAAACAGAATCTTTGTCACTGTGCCAAG ATGGAAGGCTGGTGTGGCTGCCACTCTCAACTACATCGACATCAATTCGACGGAGAAGTCGCCAAAGCTGCACCCATATCCCAGTTGGGAGGCCAACAAGCTGCCCATCGATGTACAGCCACAGGACCAAAAGACACCATCCGGCGGACGTCTGGACGCGGACAAGGCTCAAGATGCCGGCATTCAGCTGAAGGACAACTCCACTGTCATTTCCACCTTCCGAATTCAAGTGGACGTTTGCGATCGCCTCTGGGTGCTCGATACTGGCTTGGCCGACATCCTGGGCAGTCCCAAGCAGATTACGCCCAATTCCATCCTGGTGTTCGACTTGAAAACGGATACTTTACTGCGCCGTTTCACCATTCCCGCTGATCAGACCAAAGAGGACTCGTTCTTTGCGAATATT GTTGTGGACGCAGACCGTTCGGAATGCCAAGATGCCTTCGCTTACATCCCGGATTTGGGTGCCTACGGTGTGATTGTGTACTCCCTGAGGAACGACAAATCCTACCGCGTCAAGCACAACTTCTTCCACTTCGATCCACTGCAGGGTGATTTCAATGTCGGCGGCGTGAACTTCCAGTGGACGGACGGCGTTTTCGGTCTGGCCGTGGGCCCAATGAATCCAGATCACTCCAAGGACATTTATTTCCATGCCCTGGCCAGTACCAAGGAGTTCAAGGTTTCGAACCGCGTGCTGCAGAACGAATCACACGTGACCGGTGGCGATTCGTATTACGATTTTAAATACGTTGGTGACCGTGGCATGAATGGCCAGTCCACCGCCGAGGTCTTTGACCCCGAGACCGGCGTCATCTTCTATACGCAGGTGAACAAAGACGCCATTGCTTGTTGGAACATCAAGCGTCCATACACTCCGGACACCCAGGGGCTAATCGATTCCGATTCGCACACTCTGGTCTTTCCAAATGACATGAAAATCGACAATGAGGGCACTATTTGGGTGCTGTCCGACAAGATGCCGACGTATTTGTACAAGGAACTCGATCCCTCGGCCGTCAACTATCGTATTTTGATGGGCCAGAACCGCGATCTCATCAAGGGTACACCATGCGAAATGTGA
- the LOC6732388 gene encoding anamorsin homolog, producing the protein MENFKGLQKSLYIWTDSADLDKRVEQLKAATGGDVALENVHRLSFSSYANSSFDLIVIECAQLTDSYVKLLHMLKPSGKLHLVSFIGPAASLLQEIKLSGFINCREDSPDALTAEKPGYETGSSARLSFAKKNANAVNVWKISGDDEELIDEEELLDEEDKQKPDPAGLRVCSTTGKRKACKNCSCGLAEELETEKQSQKATENAKSSCGNCYLGDAFRCSTCPYLGMPAFKPGEKVQLADNLLKSDI; encoded by the exons atggAGAACTTTAAGGGTCTACAGAAATCCCTGTACATATGGACGGACAGCGCCGACTTGGACAAGCGCGTGGAGCAACTAAAGGCTGCCACCGGCGGCGATGTGGCTTTGGAAAATGTGCACCGTCTTTCGTTTT CTTCCTATGCCAACTCCAGTTTCGACCTGATTGTGATCGAGTGCGCCCAGCTGACCGACAGTTACGTAAAACTGTTGCACATGCTGAAACCCAGTGGCAAACTGCATTTGGTGTCCTTCATCGGTCCGGCGGCTAGTTTGCTGCAGGAGATCAAGTTATCCGGATTCATAAACTGTCGCGAAGACTCTCCAGACGCTTTGACCGCCGAGAAGCCGGGCTACGAGACAGGATCCTCAGCCAGGCTGTCCTTCGCAAAGAAGAACGCCAATGCAGTCAATGTGTGGAAGATAAGCGGTGACGATGAGGAACTAATAGatgaggaggagctgctggacGAGGAAGACAAACAGAAGCCGGATCCGGCTGGTCTGCGTGTCTGCAGCACCACGGGCAAGCGCAAGGCGTGCAAAAACTGCTCCTGCGGCTTGGCCGAGGAATTGGAGACTGAAAAACAGAGCCAGAAGGCCACCGAGAATGCTAAGTCCAGCTGTGGAAAT TGTTATCTGGGCGACGCCTTCCGCTGCTCTACTTGCCCCTATTTGGGCATGCCCGCCTTTAAGCCCGGCGAGAAGGTGCAACTGGCCGACAACCTCCTGAAATCCGACATTTAA